The following coding sequences are from one Beggiatoa alba B18LD window:
- a CDS encoding winged helix-turn-helix domain-containing protein has protein sequence MTKKYKYPDYIILVLTAFQTSGGSLQSKEIKTNLLSLINMPAESLSKKDHDRLDLHLNWIRHYLKKEKFLETKMRGVWQLTEKGQKLTLSNEEALQLWRKWRREDAKKRKENKKLSTDNTKLPSLETIFQQFKADPLERFRVKVRQHQAQRLRDLLANPASISVQMFEQEVWQFESTATLFGEDVKGRIFFNETPLTINEIQSFEQGLETGELVLHGQHIWGASSSNPVFAPQLKDEAQKQQNIQHALTLLNNTTLSPLEKAHAIKKLVGFGDMIATGLVMLFHPQHFAIYRSSAKRVLEELGCPVANLTAFQEEILKLKNRLNATDFIELDWFLYLHVQYLNLADEAMMMDDATSNTWQVLLQPSLSYTPPSFTEIQAFIQQKQLVIQSRTLRRYHLALQTRGFVILSGLSGTGKTWLAETYGEAVQAKTLLVPVAPNWTSNEDLLGYINPLVNKYQDTPFSQFLREAGEIYTQYGEFAQPYHLILDEMNLARIEYYFARFLSALEIRARQGEAMIELAPSEKVLLPPNLYFIGTVNIDETTHGFADKVYDRAQLIELTIERETLARQLENTAYQTPLLAVWDCLHPIAPFAFRVIAEINAYVTAAEQLAVTWEDALDEQIMQKILPKVRGGDNRIGTILTQFIELAETYQFTLSAHKARAMLENFERYGIGSYF, from the coding sequence ATGACAAAAAAATACAAATATCCCGACTATATCATTCTCGTTTTAACCGCGTTCCAAACCTCTGGCGGAAGTCTCCAGTCTAAAGAAATAAAAACTAACCTATTATCTTTAATCAATATGCCAGCCGAAAGTTTAAGCAAAAAAGACCATGATAGACTCGATTTACACCTAAATTGGATACGCCATTATTTAAAAAAAGAAAAGTTTTTAGAAACAAAAATGCGCGGTGTGTGGCAATTGACCGAAAAAGGGCAAAAACTCACCCTAAGCAATGAAGAAGCCTTGCAATTATGGCGAAAATGGCGCAGAGAAGATGCAAAAAAACGTAAAGAAAATAAAAAATTATCAACAGATAATACTAAATTACCCAGTTTAGAAACTATCTTTCAACAGTTTAAAGCTGACCCATTAGAACGCTTTCGCGTGAAAGTCCGTCAACATCAAGCCCAACGATTACGTGATTTATTAGCCAATCCTGCAAGCATTTCTGTACAAATGTTTGAACAAGAAGTCTGGCAATTTGAAAGTACAGCTACCTTATTCGGAGAAGACGTAAAAGGACGAATTTTTTTTAATGAAACGCCATTAACAATTAATGAAATTCAATCCTTTGAACAAGGATTAGAAACAGGCGAATTGGTCTTGCATGGGCAACACATTTGGGGAGCAAGTTCTAGCAACCCTGTTTTTGCCCCACAATTAAAAGATGAAGCACAAAAACAACAGAATATTCAACACGCATTAACCCTTTTAAACAACACAACACTATCACCATTAGAAAAAGCCCACGCCATTAAAAAACTGGTTGGCTTTGGCGATATGATTGCAACGGGCTTAGTAATGCTCTTCCATCCGCAACACTTTGCAATCTATCGCTCCTCTGCAAAACGGGTTTTAGAAGAATTAGGTTGCCCCGTTGCGAATTTAACCGCTTTTCAAGAAGAAATTTTAAAATTAAAGAATCGCTTAAATGCAACAGATTTTATTGAGCTAGACTGGTTTTTATACCTTCATGTCCAATATCTTAACTTAGCTGACGAGGCAATGATGATGGACGATGCAACATCAAACACATGGCAAGTTCTCCTACAACCAAGCCTTAGTTATACACCGCCTAGTTTTACCGAGATTCAAGCCTTTATTCAACAAAAACAGCTTGTCATTCAATCGCGCACACTCCGCCGATATCATCTCGCACTACAAACACGCGGTTTTGTCATTCTCTCAGGGTTAAGCGGAACGGGTAAAACATGGCTGGCAGAAACTTATGGCGAAGCGGTACAAGCAAAAACTTTATTAGTACCTGTTGCGCCGAATTGGACAAGTAACGAGGATTTATTAGGCTATATCAATCCATTAGTGAATAAATATCAAGATACACCCTTTAGTCAATTTTTACGGGAAGCAGGAGAAATTTACACACAATACGGCGAGTTTGCCCAACCGTATCATTTAATTTTGGATGAAATGAATTTAGCCCGTATCGAATATTATTTTGCGCGGTTTTTATCTGCCTTAGAAATTCGAGCACGACAAGGCGAGGCAATGATAGAGTTAGCCCCCAGCGAAAAAGTCTTGTTACCCCCAAATTTATACTTTATCGGTACAGTGAATATTGACGAAACGACGCACGGTTTTGCCGATAAGGTTTACGACCGCGCCCAATTGATTGAGTTGACAATAGAAAGAGAAACATTAGCACGACAGTTAGAAAATACCGCTTATCAAACGCCTTTATTAGCTGTTTGGGACTGTTTACACCCGATTGCCCCGTTTGCCTTTCGCGTGATTGCAGAAATTAACGCCTATGTCACTGCTGCGGAACAATTAGCCGTCACGTGGGAAGACGCATTAGACGAACAGATTATGCAGAAAATTTTGCCGAAAGTACGTGGGGGAGATAATCGTATTGGAACAATCTTAACGCAGTTCATTGAGCTAGCAGAAACTTATCAGTTCACACTCAGTGCTCATAAAGCCCGCGCAATGTTAGAAAATTTTGAACGATATGGGATTGGCTCTTATTTTTAA
- a CDS encoding AAA family ATPase: MKLLIERTYVEAMVTKFPELHSLAEQLKFGNKAELPFHHLSTEHLGHLHSLYVATGEKMSGQAAQIATLRQALMDGGRRFEEGQLEELLPAIAEFLLKDAIRGWVFKANSAGKPLPYLIVRLDFSPPAEEESGRILLDLKANSLTKIVTLSMIIRERDIIGKTIAEIFAASGYLKETPDLIAAYDASSEMYFKWRSDYSRQFSARGIGIFTEDPTASHRSTDWTRKSNIVLSSGGGWARVVNDEEILKERELTLDSSGDIFAKYLRKAGRSANYNPKVEAIVEKLQDKIPPDLFTELPVHGYILMFHLELHHHVWVHVDDMKPYVYQPDLKDKLILPPEQTDLIDILTAEMDLLMDDIIEGKSGGTTVLCAGPAGVGKTLTAEVYSEIIKRPLYRVHSGQLGLNVAEMETALKNTLMRAQRWGAVMLIDEADVYIKRRNDNIAANAVVGVFLRVLEYFNGLLFLTTNRVNDIDEAIISRCIAMIRYYPPQLDDRRKIWCVMAEQFGLKLEPTLIDMLAEIFPQASGRDIKGLAKLVAKYCHHKSVSPTLEIFKRCSIFRGMEIDDPVEEKV, from the coding sequence ATGAAACTTCTCATCGAACGAACCTATGTAGAGGCTATGGTGACAAAGTTCCCCGAACTGCACAGCCTCGCCGAACAGCTTAAATTTGGCAATAAAGCCGAACTGCCTTTTCATCATCTTTCAACAGAACATTTAGGACATTTGCATAGTTTATATGTCGCTACTGGCGAAAAAATGAGCGGGCAAGCAGCACAAATTGCGACCTTACGACAAGCATTAATGGACGGTGGCAGACGGTTCGAGGAGGGACAATTAGAGGAATTATTGCCCGCCATTGCAGAATTTTTATTAAAAGATGCTATTCGTGGCTGGGTGTTTAAAGCTAATTCTGCTGGCAAGCCATTGCCTTATCTCATTGTGCGTCTTGATTTTAGTCCGCCCGCAGAAGAAGAAAGTGGACGCATTTTATTAGACTTAAAAGCCAATAGCCTGACAAAAATCGTTACGCTTTCCATGATTATCCGTGAGCGCGACATTATCGGCAAAACCATTGCAGAAATTTTTGCCGCCAGTGGTTATTTAAAGGAAACTCCTGATTTAATCGCTGCTTATGATGCCTCTAGCGAAATGTATTTTAAATGGCGTTCTGATTACAGCCGACAATTTTCAGCGCGAGGTATCGGCATTTTTACCGAAGACCCGACAGCCTCTCATCGTAGTACCGACTGGACACGTAAAAGTAATATTGTTTTATCTTCGGGGGGCGGTTGGGCGCGTGTTGTGAATGATGAAGAAATTCTGAAAGAGCGGGAATTAACCCTTGATAGTTCTGGCGATATTTTTGCGAAATATTTACGTAAAGCTGGGCGGAGCGCGAATTACAATCCGAAAGTAGAAGCGATTGTCGAAAAATTACAAGATAAAATCCCACCTGATTTATTCACCGAATTACCCGTACACGGTTATATCCTCATGTTTCACCTAGAATTGCATCATCATGTTTGGGTGCATGTGGATGATATGAAACCTTATGTTTATCAACCTGATTTAAAAGATAAATTAATCTTACCCCCTGAGCAAACAGATTTAATCGACATTTTAACCGCCGAAATGGATTTGTTAATGGATGACATTATCGAAGGTAAATCAGGTGGGACAACGGTGTTATGTGCAGGTCCTGCGGGGGTTGGGAAAACATTAACAGCAGAAGTCTATTCAGAAATTATTAAACGTCCTTTATATCGGGTGCATTCTGGACAATTAGGGTTAAACGTCGCAGAAATGGAAACAGCGTTAAAAAATACCTTAATGCGGGCGCAACGTTGGGGCGCGGTAATGCTGATTGATGAGGCTGATGTTTATATCAAACGTCGTAATGATAATATTGCGGCAAATGCTGTCGTTGGGGTGTTTTTACGGGTTTTGGAATACTTTAACGGCTTATTATTTCTCACTACAAACCGCGTGAATGATATTGATGAAGCGATTATTTCCCGTTGTATTGCGATGATTCGCTATTATCCGCCACAGTTGGACGACCGCCGCAAAATTTGGTGTGTGATGGCGGAACAGTTCGGGCTTAAATTAGAACCGACCTTAATCGATATGCTGGCAGAAATTTTCCCACAAGCCAGCGGACGTGATATTAAAGGGTTAGCAAAGTTAGTTGCTAAATACTGTCATCATAAATCAGTTTCGCCCACATTAGAAATTTTTAAACGCTGTAGTATTTTCCGTGGCATGGAAATCGATGACCCTGTCGAGGAAAAAGTTTAA
- a CDS encoding SPOR domain-containing protein encodes MATLDTTSSLMLNPFKTAKYFATPELTQRLNLIVHLLQNSEQLLLILAEEGCGKTTLLQQLTERIQENWIVYTPNSSPALAPDTLASSLLQTMFGVARQEGKNLHTLQELLRTQIATARYNGQLPILMVDDAHKLPLKTLQLIIELAMTGDPQTHLRVLLICEPQITSILAAPEFEIVHNTLIHTLDIPPLSIEQMFYYIDTYLADTPYQGQTQKLFPAEVIRKIFHLSEGIAGEINLLAEQILQTAQTQAVLAKQKNSIIQQHKLLWGTLIVAILSGIGLFLWHEHPELFLGTDPMLQVANPRPINPPSTRPPTISTIFTTDPIARQLVPQVAPDEPALKAQAHSALTPLLLTAHSAESTTTKTAEASTSPTHSLLETTVSTVDKTIKTASTNDDLLKSIEWLNAQNPNAYTLQILGAHDYNTLQPFLQTYQLSDIAIFKTHYREKDWYIVTMGIYASRKSAEQALATLPASLKQQTQPWIRTLASIQNRVE; translated from the coding sequence ATGGCGACATTAGATACAACTTCTTCCCTAATGCTCAACCCCTTTAAGACTGCCAAATATTTTGCAACACCAGAATTAACACAACGGCTTAATCTTATTGTGCATTTACTGCAAAACAGTGAGCAACTTTTGTTAATTCTGGCAGAAGAGGGATGTGGTAAAACAACATTGCTACAGCAACTCACAGAAAGGATTCAGGAAAACTGGATTGTTTATACTCCCAATAGTAGCCCAGCATTAGCACCCGATACGTTGGCAAGTTCGCTATTACAAACCATGTTTGGTGTTGCTCGTCAAGAAGGGAAAAATTTACACACGTTGCAGGAACTCTTGCGCACACAAATCGCTACCGCTCGCTATAACGGACAATTACCCATTTTGATGGTGGACGATGCGCATAAGTTACCGCTTAAAACCTTACAACTGATTATTGAACTTGCAATGACAGGCGACCCGCAAACACATTTACGGGTGTTATTAATTTGTGAGCCACAAATCACCAGTATTTTAGCCGCGCCTGAGTTTGAAATTGTTCACAATACATTAATTCATACGCTAGATATTCCCCCGCTCTCGATTGAGCAAATGTTTTACTATATCGATACCTATTTAGCAGATACGCCTTATCAGGGACAAACGCAAAAATTATTTCCTGCGGAAGTGATTCGTAAAATTTTCCACTTATCCGAAGGCATCGCGGGTGAAATTAATTTACTCGCCGAACAAATCTTACAAACCGCACAAACGCAAGCCGTTTTAGCCAAGCAAAAAAATAGTATTATTCAGCAACATAAATTGTTATGGGGCACACTTATTGTTGCAATATTATCGGGTATTGGGCTGTTTTTATGGCATGAACACCCTGAATTGTTTCTAGGAACAGACCCTATGTTACAGGTTGCTAACCCAAGACCTATCAATCCACCTAGTACCCGCCCGCCTACAATTTCAACAATTTTTACCACTGACCCCATTGCCCGCCAATTAGTTCCACAGGTCGCGCCTGATGAACCCGCGTTAAAAGCCCAAGCGCATTCTGCCTTGACACCGTTATTATTAACCGCTCATTCAGCAGAATCTACAACGACAAAAACGGCAGAAGCTTCAACATCACCTACGCATTCACTGCTTGAAACAACTGTATCAACTGTGGATAAAACGATAAAAACAGCATCAACAAATGATGACTTGCTTAAATCTATTGAGTGGTTAAACGCACAAAATCCGAATGCTTACACCCTGCAAATTCTTGGTGCACATGATTACAACACGCTACAACCTTTTTTACAGACGTATCAGTTAAGCGATATTGCTATTTTTAAAACCCATTATCGGGAAAAAGACTGGTATATCGTCACCATGGGGATTTACGCCTCACGCAAATCAGCTGAACAAGCACTTGCAACACTGCCCGCTAGTTTGAAACAGCAAACCCAGCCTTGGATTCGCACACTTGCCAGCATTCAAAATCGAGTTGAATAA